AATAAGatgtatacaaatcaaatagacaAAATCACAAATCTAatttaaatatagtcaaatttgACTAGGAAAATTGAACACGAAATATCATTATTGCTTCCAATTTATATTATAAATGCTCTTTTAAACTCTATTtggattaaatattttttattaaagaaaatagaagaataaTAAGAAAGATTAATTTTTCATGATATTTTTTTGTTATAAACAAATCTAAGAATGAAAACTTAAATTGgactaaaattaagaaaaaaaaattaaattaatgatataaaatagTTATGTTCTTTAATTAACTGAGCATGAGCTATGGTATTGTCTTACTAATTTATCTTTAAATTGCTTTATGGTTAGTTTAGTGCATTATctagtttgaaaattttaaactcaaaattaaaaattgtatATAAACTAAATTTATTGAACCTCTTAGGTTGCTACCAACAACCATATATTTGACAATCTTTTTTACTCTTTCCCAAACAAGAAAAGAACAAAATCttgtgtggtttttttttttttttttggatttttcctaTTATCTTCCAAGTCCCAAATGATACTTTTgcaatacaacaacaacaataaaaccaaaTCTTAAGTCCCACTTGGTGGGGTTAGCTATATAAATCTTTTTCCGTCAATTTATACGATCATAAACCATTTTTTTTGACagagatattaaatccttactcattattTCCTCCCAacttattttaggtctatccttACCTTTTCTAttgccccccacaataactaactcacacTTCCTTACTGGCGTACTATGTGACCTACATTGCAAGTGCCCATACCATCTGAATTATCCCTCCTTTATGTTATCTTTTATAggaactacacctaacttaccgcgaatatgttcattcattaatttatctttaatgttatattacttatccatctaagcattctcattttgccaacttttactttttgaatattctaTTCCTTCATTACCCAACcatttgatccatatagcatagttggtactataactatcctataaaactttctttttaattttaagggtattctacgattacATAGCACACTTCAAATACTTCTCTATTTTTCCTaacctgttttaattctatgcattacattatcttcaatttttccttcaacttgcataatggatccaaggtatcgaaatttataaatattatttatttcttcatcatcaagtttaactttgcctCTAATATTCTAAGTAAAATATATTCTTTTCATTTGCAATcccaataaaaagaaaaaaaaattgatagaaTTCACTTAGGCTACCTTAGTTCATACAATTTCTATTCCTATGTCAATAAGGTTTTTATAGTTTATACAAAAAAATGTGTCACTACCATAAAGAAAACGATAAATGCAGTTCCCTTGAGGACTTTTACTGGTTGAAGTATGAGACATTACTTGGTAAAAGTTTCAAATATTAATAGCTGGAATTTTTGGTAGgcaagcaaaagaagaagattcAACATACACTTAAATACAATATCGCATTATTCCTAGGCTACCCATTTTAACACATAAGCATGACTCGAGAAAATTGAAAAGCATATCCCAAAAGAACCTACCTACTAGAATTTAAGGTTTAGtagtttgttgttgttgctgtatATCCCGATTCCGAAAGAACCTAGCTAGGAATCCAGTCTTTTGTGGAACTCTATAACCCAGCTGTTGTAAGCACAACATATAACTTCACAGCCAGAAAATCCAGATTTTATTGCCAAAGCTTCAAACCCCTTCTGGATCCTCTCTTTCCCACCTGGGTTTTGGGCTAACATGAATAAATCTTGCTCGAAAACAATAATGCAGTTCCCTTGAGGACTTCTAGTGTGGTTAAAGTTTGAGACATTACTTggtaaaagtttaaaatattaataGCTGGAATTTTTGGTTGgcaagcaaaagaagaagattcAACATACACTTAAATACAATATCGCATTATTCCTAGGCTACCCATTTTAACACATATGCATGACTCAAGAAAATTGGAAAAGCATATCCCAAAAGAACCTACCTACTAGAATTTAAGGTTTAgtagtttgttgttgttgttgttgtatatccCGATTCCGAAAGAACCTAGCTAGGAATCCAGTCTTTTGTGGAACTCTATAACCCAGCTGTTGTAAGCACAACATATAACTTCACAACCAGAAAATCCAGACTTTATTGCCAAAGCTTCAAACCCCTTCTGGGTCCTCTCTTTCCCACGTGGGTTTTGGGCTAACATGAATAAATCTTGCTCGAAAACAATAATGCAGTTCCCTTGAGGACTTCTAGTGTGGTTAAAGTTTGAGACATTACTTggtaaaagtttaaaatattaataGCTGGAATTTTTGGTTGgcaagcaaaagaagaagattcAACACACACTTAAATACAATATCGCATTATTCCTAGGCTACCCATTTTAACACATACGCATGACTCGAGAAAATTGGAAAAGCATATCCCAAAAGAACCTACCTACTAGAATTTAAGGTTTAgtagtttgttgttgttgttgtatatccCGATTCCGAAAGAACCTAGCTAGGAATCCAGTCTTTTGTGGAACTCTATAACCTAGCTGTTGTAAGCACAACATATAACTTCACAACCAGAAAATCCAGACTTTATTGCCAAAGCTTCAAACCCCTTCTGGGTCCTCTCTTTCCCACCTGGGTTTTGGGCTAACATGAATAAATCTTGCTCGAAAACAATAATGCAGTTCCATTGAGGACTTCTAGTGTGGTTAAAGTTTGAGACATTACTTggtaaaagtttaaaatattaataGCTGGAATTTTTGGTTGgcaagcaaaagaagaagattcAACATACACTTAAATACAATATCGCATTATTCCTAGGCTACCCATTTTAACACATAAGCATGACTCGAGAAAATTGGAAAAGCATATCCCAAAAGAACCTACCTACCAGAATTTAAGGTTTAgtagtttgttgttgttgttgtatatccTGATTCCGAAAGAACCTAGCTAGGAATCCAGTCTTTTGTGGAACTCTATAACCCAGCTGTTGTAAGCACAACATATAACTTCACAACCAGAAAATCCAGATTTTATTGCCAAAGCGTCAAACCCCTTCTGGGTCCTCTCTTTCCCACCTGGGTTTTGGGCTAACATGAATAAATCTTGCTCGAAAACAATAATGCAGTTCCATTGAGGACTTCTAGTGTGGTTAAAGTTTGAGACACTACTTGGTAAGAGTTTCAAATATTAATAGCTGGAATTTTTGGTAGgcaagcaaaagaagaagattcAACATACACTTAAATACAATATCGCATTATTTCTAGGCGGTAACACATAAGCATGACTCGAGAAAATTGGAAAAGCATATCCCAAAAGAACCTACCTACCGGAATTTAAGGTTTAgtagtttgttgttgttgttgtatatccTGATTCCTAAAGAACCTAGCTAGGAATCCAGTCTTTTGTGGAACTCTATAACCCAGCTGTTGTAAGTACAACATATAACTTCACAACCAGAAAATCCAGATTTTATTGCCAAAGCTTCAAACCCCTTCTGGGTCCTCTCTTTCCCACCTGGGTTTTGGGCTAACATGAATAAATCTTGCTCGAAAACAATAATGCAGTTCCCTTGAGGACTTCTAGTGTGGTTAAAGTTTGAGACATTACTTGGTAAAAGTTTCAAATATTAATAGCTGGAATTTTTGGCAGGCCAGTGAAAGAAGAAGATTCAACACACACTTAAATACAATATCGCATTATTCCTAGGCAACCCATTTTAACACATAAGCATGAGCTATAGTAGAATACATAGGCACAAGCAAGACTCAAGAAAATTGGGAAAGCATATCCCAATTTAAGGTTTAGTAGTTTGTTGTTGCTGTATATCCCGATTCCGAAAGAACCTAGCTAGGAATCCAGTCTTTTGTGGAACTCTATAACCCAGCTGTTGTAAGCACAACATATAACTTCACAACAAGAAAATCCAGATTTTATTGCCAAAGCTTCAAACCCCTTTTGGGTCCTCTCTTTCCCACCTGGGTTTTGGGCTAACATGAATAAATCTTGCTGGAAAACAATGTTCGAGGAGACACTGCAGTCAGGAGCTACAGGAAGAAGTGATTCCACAATAATTACCTTTCCCGAGTCAGGAAGAGCTTTCCAACAGTTTTTGAGAAGTGTCAAGCAAAGCTCATCGCTCCAATCGTGAAGTATCCACTGCAAATTTCATTCCCAAATGAAAGGGACAACTGTTAGAAAAGGCACAAGGAGAATAACAATAAGGGTTGGGTTACAATTAAGTGCATGGTCATGCATAATTAGGGCCGGATCTTGTTTTAAAAGAGATTACTCTGATATAAACTTTCCTCCTATATATAAAAACCAGCATTATATCTCACCTTCATGAAAATAGCATCTCCTTTTGGAACACTTACGAACATATCTCCACCAACATGCTCTACACCTGCACCACAATATACCTTTTGCCCCGTAAACATATTTCTCTAAAATGGGTTTTTATATGTTTGTTCTTGGAGCAACTagaaaaaaatgaaatcaaattGGAACTCTGATATCAATAAAGAGAGAGATGAGGTAAAAATTGAAAGGCATACATTTATTATACTCTAAAAATCTGTACATCTATACCATTTTTAGTACCTGGATATGAGGGTGCATCTACTAAAACATGAGGCAAGTCAAAATTAATGCCCTTAATGTGGGGATACTTGGAAGTTATGAGGTTAAGGGTAACTCCAATGCCTCCACCCACATCAACCAGCACCTTGAGTTCTTCAAACCCTCTGTAAGCGTCAAGTATCTTTTTCATGATCAAGGTTGTGTGATTTGACATGGCCTGGTTGAACACTCGGTTGAACCTTGGATCTGTTGCTGGGTATTCAAATGCGGTCATTCCATAGGCCCTGTTGAAAGGAATTCCTCCTTCTAGGATTACATCATTTAAGTGATACCTGCACAGGAACAATATTGACACTgcaattattaattatataattaccTATCtgttatatgcatatatataatacCACATTCCCATTTTCCCAGTATTAATTTCGCTTTtgaaaccaaaaataaataaataaataaatctgtACAATCTTCTAAGAAATAGTTTGACCATGACACGTTATACTGGAAATGCCAAGTTTAACTTTCTACAATTTGCTGGAGAATAACTGGCATATTAGAATCGTCAAGTTTAAACCCCTGAAATGGAGTGGAAGAGGGGTTTAAGGATGGGAGAAGAGCTGCCCAGTCGCGCAGCCCAGCTGGTGAACTTTTAACCAATCCtaaccaaaaacaaaaatgaagaaaaaaaaaagaaatcaaaatcaaaagcaaacaagaaacaaaaaattaaaaattaaaaataacgacaatcttagaaaaataaattttaaaaactataaACCCCCAAATTAGACATTGAATGCTCCTACTAATAAAATCCTGCTTACTTGTAACAATTAGATAAAAAGAAATTCAGACTCAGATTGAAAGCCCTGAGGCAAACAAGAAGCAAATAGTAGGATATTGATAGTGCGGAAGTAAACAATATACCAGCTCTCCATGAAGATCTTATCATGGTGCAAGAGAAACAACGGAGCCACAGATCCACCATCTTTGTTCCTTTTGAGGAACTTGCAGATGGGTCCGGCGCCATACGATCTCTCAACTTCCCCGTTAACGACGGTCCTGAGAGAGCAGTGGAGGATGGAGTGGGTGGCGAGAAGAGCAAGCATGCGGTCCAGGAGGATTGGGGCGTCGGGGTTCCGGGTGGGAAGCCGGGCCGCAATCTCTGAGGATGAGAGGAATACGCCGGCACCGGCGTCGCATACGATGTCGATGACGTTGAGCTCAAGCGCCGACTTCAGCACCAACGGAAGAACCGTAGCGCTCGCTAACCGGATGGCTAGCTTCCccacctcttcttcttcttcttccgctTGGGACATTGGTTTTCGGCTGGGATTCGTTTGGAGTCGGCCAAGAATCTGATGACACTGGTTATTAATACCAgacatataaaaaaaaactatttttaatatatttaaaatttagaaaatagatATATGGATTCCTAATATAATTTTCCGAATTTGACTTTaattaaatggaaaaaaaaaaaagaagagaactCATATGTATAAGTGCACATTTTAAACATGTGCTAAAAATGGCAGTTTGTGGGTTCAATTGTTCAAATAAGGAAAGAGTTCAACCTGACTTGTCATCATCTAAGGAAAATTTACAAAATGACAAGGTTTGGATTTCTAAGTGAATAGATACTAAACCTTCAAATCAAGAATCACAAGAAGGATTTTGGATAGGTAAGAGTAAATCAAATAAGGAGATTAAATTGATTGAGGAATATATTAGTTTTCAGCGGATTCAAATAAATTTACAAAGTAAATGCATTAATTCTCATCGTTAGTGCTTCAACAAGAGGACATTAGAAGAAATTAAGCATTTAATGTGAAGGAATTGGAATAATAAAGAGTCTTCTTTTGCTTCATTATTCGGAAAAGCAAGGCATGATCTTAACTCCTATTAGCTTTGATGTAAtcatagggggtgaattggagattaaaataTTTCCTCCTAAGTTCAATTAATCCAGCAGTAGTATTATGCAACTTAGGGACAGTCTAAATGTATATAAAATTGcacatatgatatattaaacaatttttagaacaagcaccacaatttcagtatttctcaaccaaaaagTAATTTTGTGCCAATCagataggaaatttaaatcaagcacaaagcagaatataatgcaggaaatgtaaacttgacactgaatatgatatcggggtttaaccaatcctgcctacgtccccgccttggcacacccgtACAAGGATTaaactataagctcacttaacggatggaacGACACTTaaataactaggtcaattagcacagggctgatctcaacctttacaaattctccttacggggcagagaaggccctaacaatccttatggGCTGGTTACCTcctcctcaggccatgcctagaatataacagatttcacaatacaaacaaggtacaatgattatgtttctcaatcaagcagatatgtaccaatgatAATCAaccaaccacacatcaacaatataagaattgtaagttcagtgatgtgattttgtgcaagcaaacactcaacaAAGTATTAatacaaatatgctcaagagtgttctaacaaactatttctttgaaacacagtataacaaatctcaataatggattaaggtttcaaaaatgctaatcaaacattcaaaccaactcaaaatattttcctcaatgaaataagcataaagagttgtttaaaaaaaattataccttgtaaaatatttttcacacaaaaaatatagttataggaatcttgcaatgacaatgtaaagaccttcaagctactaggtttttcccaacattagatttatcaaataaaatatgtgggataaaccttgcttaactctcaaaaaatcaacaagcaGTCAAGCACAATGTtaagagtattaagcaatcaatGACAAGGCAATAGCATAATAAGCACTCTCACAATACTagaatttatcaaaggaatgagtgtagTGACCcggagaataatattattttaataataaagagggaggaaaatggaaacaggaacagaaggaaacagtagacttcgtcgacgaacgttgagcgtttgtcgacgacatcgtattttggagataataataataataataatttcaaggaattgcttggattcgtcgacgaatatagtggttcgttgacgagtgcataaggaatttcgttgacgaatacagggtttcgttgacgaaggcaagattttgtcgacgaaaaacTACCGAGCAAGGAATGGactgctctaaatttcgtcgacgaatacagagtttcgtcgatgaatttaataaaggactcgtcgacgaggtgacgtgtctcgtccacgaatctggccctataaatagctaaaaaccaaatttttatccattttcaacgccgctctctctctcctacagatCCTCTCATTTCGCTCTTTGTTTTCGGCTTCGCTAGAcgctggatcgatgatccgaagccaccacgatgctcctggtgaaattctctacaagtctgtcggagcgaatcgttggtgaaatgaagttggatttcatcccaaattcagggtaaggccttttagttcatttttggccatatgacaattataagaaatgatataggtgaagaaatactgatattctattctggaaaatattattttcagggtgttatgtaggaggccctgcgggtgttaggctagtaaatCATAAGGGCTTTTttgtagttaggtaagggaaatatgctatgttaggttgttttaaaatattatacagtttattaaattatgaaaattatgtattaaagtatggtgtggcttgagaatatgaatctAGTAAGGAGATATGTTTTACGTATTTTAGTACAATGATTTTAcgtattttagtaccatgattttatgaatctcaatactatgattatgcagttatcagtgttatgattatgcagttctcagtattatgatatataaattatagtacagtttatgcaatatcatgattattacgattatttcagaatcaagGTAAATTAGATAGTggatatagagatatattatatagtgtcagaccctgttggactatgcagttacagagcatggtaccgttgctacagatattatgttatgttatgagtacaaccacttatttagataatacgtggtagtaggtcgatcacctaggcccttgatgtggataggctccccatcagatatgggttgaggtgggtagatcagaccgatggagtatagtgatttattcctggttggtcagccagggtaaatcccgcctacaggccgcacaaccctatcatgaggggttaaatcataacacacagttatccacagaaaaaattttcagttactattacgtatgtacagatttacagaaacagggaatatacttatgtacattagaagtattttgaatagtaacctacaatacggttatgttaagcaacgtggaaagggtggtgtattttattacttgtactttacttacatatccagttatacatgattatatgaaacagattttcatgatatagtagctcatttgccacacactagtaatagcatatttcgtcttactgagcgttggctcatcccagtgttgaatcatttttcaggtgatccaggtgggcgagcagaccaggctcgcagatagaggggctttagtagtgcaatgtcagtgaagtgagtattgtgaaAGATTTTTGTATATTCCAGCATAGTTAGGGATATTTTGGGAACGGTGATCTATgtgtattttggaaaacatgctagcactctggtattgtattgtatataatggtttatggttatgtttatatgatttctgcttcccgctgcttag
The sequence above is a segment of the Malania oleifera isolate guangnan ecotype guangnan chromosome 8, ASM2987363v1, whole genome shotgun sequence genome. Coding sequences within it:
- the LOC131161953 gene encoding caffeic acid 3-O-methyltransferase-like isoform X3, translated to MSGINNQCHQILGRLQTNPSRKPMSQAEEEEEEVGKLAIRLASATVLPLVLKSALELNVIDIVCDAGAGVFLSSSEIAARLPTRNPDAPILLDRMLALLATHSILHCSLRTVVNGEVERSYGAGPICKFLKRNKDGGSVAPLFLLHHDKIFMESWYHLNDVILEGGIPFNRAYGMTAFEYPATDPRFNRVFNQAMSNHTTLIMKKILDAYRGFEELKVLVDVGGGIGVTLNLITSKYPHIKGINFDLPHVLVDAPSYPGVEHVGGDMFVSVPKGDAIFMKWILHDWSDELCLTLLKNCWKALPDSGKVGKRGPKRGLKLWQ
- the LOC131161953 gene encoding caffeic acid 3-O-methyltransferase-like isoform X1: MSGINNQCHQILGRLQTNPSRKPMSQAEEEEEEVGKLAIRLASATVLPLVLKSALELNVIDIVCDAGAGVFLSSSEIAARLPTRNPDAPILLDRMLALLATHSILHCSLRTVVNGEVERSYGAGPICKFLKRNKDGGSVAPLFLLHHDKIFMESWYHLNDVILEGGIPFNRAYGMTAFEYPATDPRFNRVFNQAMSNHTTLIMKKILDAYRGFEELKVLVDVGGGIGVTLNLITSKYPHIKGINFDLPHVLVDAPSYPGVEHVGGDMFVSVPKGDAIFMKWILHDWSDELCLTLLKNCWKALPDSGKVIIVESLLPVAPDCSVSSNIVFQQDLFMLAQNPGGKERTQKGFEALAIKSGFSCCEVICCAYNSWVIEFHKRLDS
- the LOC131161953 gene encoding caffeic acid 3-O-methyltransferase-like isoform X2; translated protein: MSGINNQCHQILGRLQTNPSRKPMSQAEEEEEEVGKLAIRLASATVLPLVLKSALELNVIDIVCDAGAGVFLSSSEIAARLPTRNPDAPILLDRMLALLATHSILHCSLRTVVNGEVERSYGAGPICKFLKRNKDGGSVAPLFLLHHDKIFMESWYHLNDVILEGGIPFNRAYGMTAFEYPATDPRFNRVFNQAMSNHTTLIMKKILDAYRGFEELKVLVDVGGGIGVTLNLITSKYPHIKGINFDLPHVLVDAPSYPGVEHVGGDMFVSVPKGDAIFMKWILHDWSDELCLTLLKNCWKALPDSGKNHYEVRGMILYKLTGADR